The Mytilus galloprovincialis chromosome 4, xbMytGall1.hap1.1, whole genome shotgun sequence genome contains a region encoding:
- the LOC143072526 gene encoding uncharacterized protein LOC143072526, with protein sequence MRILQPTEPNIRKSMKGLDNYAADGAKDIDDLKKIVNVLGKEWEDGIFQQLSNCKHYLKLDYKETKANLEKINLRLKEAKEETEQIRRNCQEIIKTYQESEEIKSNSPNQEVKKNRLNFYFRRQKIKTKKRYIQEL encoded by the exons ATGAGAATATTACAGCCCACTGAACCTAATATCAGAAAAAGTATGAAAGGTCTAGATAACTATGCAGCTGATGGAGCCAAAGATATTGATGACCTGAAGAAAATTGTAAATGTATTGGGCAAAGAATGGGAAGATGGTATATTCCAACAATTATCCAACTGTAAACACTATTTAAAGCTTGATTATAAG gaaacaaaagcaaatttagagaaaataaatCTGCGATTGAAGGAAGCGAAGGAAGAAACAGAACAAATCAGGAGGAATTGTCAGGAAATTATCAAAACTTACCAG GAATCTGAGGAGATAAAATCCAATAGTCCGAATCAAGAAGTGAAGAAAAACAGACTGAACTTTTACTTCAGAAGACAGAAAATAAAGACAAAGAAGAG atATATACAAGAATTATAG